gtataataaaaattctaattCCGATACTATAATATGAACAAAAGTATTGGTAGTATACCTTGTGGTGAACAATTGATTCATCAAAAGCACAACCAAGAGGAAATGTGTCTCCAACAACAGCCCATTGAGGAAGCCCTCCAAAACTTGGATGAAGAAGTACTTTCCCTAGGTCTATGGTTCAAAATAAAAATCGAGTTTAAATTATACATACTGAtgataataacatatttaataaaatttcataagtgAAATCTGAGAAAAATAATACGTATGCACTCTAAACCCTATCTTACGAGGATAAAAACAGTTATTTTTCAATAGAGTTTCAgctcatataaataaatacaaaacaaaaaggaTTGTAAGCTAACtgtatattttgaattatcaactATTATTacgcaatatatatatataaggagtACTACTAATTAAAACTTTATATTCTGAACTCGctacataaattgaaacaaaaaaaataccgTGAATGAGGCCGGTCAAATGAAGCCAATCTTCATTTGGATAATCTTTTCTAATAGCTTCAGCAGTTTGTAACAAATGCTCAATTTGTGGTTCATCCAAATCAGGATCActatcatcaactacatcattCAAAAGTTCACAACAATCCCAAATACTCATTTcaattttgttcaattttccATATTcttctctcatatttttcacctacaatattacaaaaaaaaaatcaaaattaattatgtaaatcaTGGTTAAATAAACGACAACGTTTAATGAAAAGATGAATTTTATTGTTACTTCTGGATCAAGAATAATATagtattaaatgaaaatatatacaaCGATTTCGAACATCATAAATAAGATAGttcaataaaataagaaaaggtCATGGAAAACAACGCCTCAAATTTCTCTTTAACAATCAAATACTTTTTAGAatcaatttttatgttatattacatcatatatatttatcagAATAAACGACATCGTTTAGGCATTGAACTTACATAATCATATGTTTGGTTAATGTGTTGAACTCTATAAAATTCTTCCACTGATTTTTGTCTTTCACTTTCTACATTATAATCCCTACAAAAGACatacaaacttaaaaaaattaggttccatttaaatcaaatcattttgagttttaatatttatttttaaaattcgaATCAAAGATCGCTTATTAAAAAACGacagataaaataataaaagtaccTAAATGATTGACCAAATGCATTTATGTCTGGcacttcaaatatttcatcttGAGAAGACAATGTCTTTGGTACCATAAACCCACCATCCAAAATAAGTTCATTGACATTGAATGAGACTTTTTTCTCCTCCACTTGTGATcctatcaattttttaaaagaaaaaaaaatccatatataatattaataaaaatgtatacaGTCAAATTTTTCTataacaattattatttataatattttgttgattaatatcTTTCAcgatatgttatattatatgttcTCTATATGATATTTCTCtctagaaacaaaaaaatatcaaaacacaATAGCGTTCGGAGAGATTTGATTATAGATGTCATTGACTGAAATGTGTCCAAagtataaaaatttattcagTCAAATCTCTTTATAACCGTGAAGGATTTGTGGTTTATagagagagggggggggggagtcCCCAGGCCTAGCTCGAGTGGCAAAAAGTGAAGAATTTGTGGTTTAGGTCACTATTCAAGTCCCACGCCATGCAAAGTGAAGCCTGAAATTTAAATGGGGAAAGTGTAGGGGGATGGACCCATTTTTCACCGAATTTTAAAGATTGCGATTGATCCGAAAGGCGGGTCACAGActgattttcaaatttatatttatatatatatatataaaataacaacATGTTatgtaaaaatcattttttcatgaaaacattttgctatagcaaataaaaagtataaaaccatataaacacaatattattttaggATAATCCAAATAACACACACAAAAACTCCATATCATTTTCATTCACAATATAAACTCatattaattctttttcttaaaaataaaataaaataaggattaTAACATACCAAATTCAGCCTGCTCAATGAGAATAGTCATTTTctcacaaaataataataaaataaaatcaacacaaaTTAACAAATGAGATTTTGCTTGTGTTAATGTATGATGTGAATGATATTGAAAAAGAATTTATGGGTATTTATAGTGTCCAAATTAAAATTGTCCTTAGCATGaaatttagaatattttagagTCCTTAAAAGAAACCATTTAATCAGTGGAGTCCTCAATAGAAAATCTAGCAACTCcttaaaatttccaaatttagatattttaaaatctttgaGTCCTtaactgaaaaaaaaataaattaaagttattataaatattatattataatatccCTAAAGACCCGTTCAAAATAACAACTATTTACGTCACCTTCATTTTATTCACTCGTTTCACAAGCGCGTGTTGGAACAACCAAACATCGTATTCTCCATTTCAATTTACGtgtcttatatttatattagtacGTATGGTTCACCAATAAGAATTGTGGTAGAATGATAAATATTCCTTCATCCATAATCAGAGGTCTCAGATTCGAGTACCATAGGTACATACATAATCGTCTTTATTACAAAGCGTCTTTACCTCTAACCAGCAGGGGCGGAGTCACCTTGGAcggaaaattatactatttatacatgattaagataatatttttatgtatatatagtagatgtcgaacaCCATTCGACTACTCCGTGTGTTTATTTCTACGAATTTTGAACCcccttaatgaaaattttgcCTCTGCCTCCGCCACTGCTAAATAATAACCTTCCAATGTTAGATTTAACGGACATCggtggaaaaagaaaatatcttattgacattttgttgttattgattAGTATTCAcgtataaattttgaaatgatgAACTTAGTTGAACTAAAACATTACTTTACTTTACTTGTAGATTATCAGACTCGAAAGTCGTTTGGTTTTCGCTCGAACTGAAATAATAGTATTATCTTAACACATGTACTATTTTAAAGTCGAGCAAATTTGAATATGTGAATTTCGTTAATTTCATGTTAAAGCTTCGTTATACGAAGAAATATGAGGTGATTTACTAACGATAAAAATATGAACAGGTCAAACGCCCCCGTCTTTTCACTTGTTGTTGTGACACGCGAGTTGGTATGAGAGTAGGGAAGATTGAGTATGAGTCAACATTACGTGTATAGctaatctttattttattgaaaatattaagaTAAATGACTAGGAACCAAGTCATTTCctacaaattttttgaattaaattctAAGTCTGAGctgtgaattttaattttttttattttattttattttattatattatattttatcaaagattaaaaacaaaatcatcCAGGCTGTAGCCACGTCATCACACATTAGACAAAAAAGGAATTTGTGTGATTAGGGGCGGAGCTAATAGTTCGAATATGAATCTTGtcgaatttaaatattttttttgtttatattgtgtttgttattgaaatatacttataaaaaataGTGGTGAAGTCAAAAATTTAGCGAGGATATTTaagattatatatgtatatgtatgagaaatatatattactttattttatcttattttatgtaataatttttaatcctttcttttttagtcCGTTTCAAAATGAGTAATgtcttattataattataaacagtttaattttaaaatgcttattttactattaataaAAATGTGCCACAGAAACATCAATAAATTATCTTAGatcataattttcaattttttttcttaaatatcgtgtcaaaacaaaataatatcacAAAAAGAGTATAATTTTTCGACTGACCACTTGTTACTACATTGATTAGGGGTACTCATATAAAGTATTAGAagttaaattttatcaaaaataacttCAAATGTCATATATTATGAAGTTATCCCGAAGTAAATATgcgtataaataattttaaaaatacaaattaaataacGACATCAAAATAAATGCTCCACTAgttatataaatcatattaaataaTACAAAGATAGTGATTGATCGAATCCAAGTTGTAAAATCACCTAGTTGCAAAGTCCACAAATTaagcatattttttttatgcaaaAGATGGTAGACATCTCTTGtagtattcatatttttatcaaaattttaaattatatatatatatatatatatatatatatatatcatgcaaCTTGGTATTGTAAAAAACATTTTAAGCTTGCATGTTGAACGTtggttgagttagtaagcataaGAAGGAGCAAAAAGAAGCGAACTCGTGATTTAAAGATAACACGAAAACAATAAACATGAAATAGCGAATATTTAGAGTATATTGGTGAAAGTGATTAATGTCATGCTGCAATGTTTTATGCATTTAAAGAAACTTATGTGAAATAACGAATTTTAGAGTATATTATGTAATATAGTTAtagtttcaattatttttaatttgtaactATAGTTTTACGAAATCTTGATATTCAGTTTCCTAATTAATTCGGTTTCTTCTATAAATCTAGAATTTGTATGATATGGTTCTTGATtgcataatttaaaaatttgtgtATGTTTACCCTGGCTATTTATATACGATTTATAATATGTAGAAGTTTTGAAAAGTTCCTAAAtgtacaaattcaaaatttgtatatgGTTTACCTGGCTATTTATATACGATTTATAATATGTAGAAGTTTTGAAAAGTTCCTAAAtgtacaaattcaaaatttgtatatgtTTACCTGGCTATTTATATACGATTTATAATATGTAGAAGTTTTGAAAAGTTCCTAAAtgtacaaattcaaaatttgcatATATTTACTCTATTTGTATATTCGAAAAACGAAAGATACAAACAACAACCTCCTTAGCAAACAAAACTATAAATATAGAGTGCAAATACCGAAATTATAACTACCGAGAAAACATTCAGttttttccctccaaaaattgaatcaaatatgtataatatcaacaatttaTCACATGTCCTAATGCTCAATGGTCACATGTCATAATTTAAGCGCATGAGTAAAATTTACTAACAAATTTAAGAAACTTTCGTATAACAAATATTACGttcaaatgaaaataacaaagaTAATCAAGGGTACTAAAATCTGGGCCTCATATCCATAACAAAAATCTGGGCCTCAAAGAGTACTAAAATTTGGACCCTAATTGCAATACTCAAACTATCACACATTGGCCCAAGATGATTTTGGGCCTTTGAATCATTAGAAACTCACCAATGAATTCGGTTAGGTTTACAGACGTTGATTGGGCTGGATCATTACTCACTCGACGATCTCTATTAGTCTAATTGCATTGATCGAACTTAGACACCAATAAGTAATCATCGCATGATAAATTCTAAACAGAATAAATGAAATGAGTATGATAAAATATCgaactcaaaatttataatttcacGACTTCTCTAAGGTATAGATTTTGCATAAATTTCTCTTATTTCGAATTGATCTTTAATTTTTGCTCCTCAAATTCGTAATCTATAAATACATGTCTTCTTAAGATAACAATGAGAAAGCTTTAGCCCACTAAAATGGGCTGGTTGGGCCCACTCAATAGAAAATAGCCATTTTGTGGAAATGTCATAATTTGCAAGTGCTAAatgttaaattacatgttataataatttttttcatctataaggttggataatatatgaaataaatattaactCTACATTTAATGTTACTTGAAAAaggtaattttttcttattcgCATGTCGTATTAtctgttgttgctattgtcATATTCTCCTTTATTTTAGCCTGAATTCTTTACTAAATATGTTTTATCTACAtgtttgaattaaaatttttatcgaAAATAGTCTCACAGGAGCAAAACTACTTACACTTAATCCTTTTGTCATTTTAAGCGATTACACTAGATATATTGTTGtttagaataaaatttaaataatcacataaaaataaatatttgtgcaAATTAGCCAATGTTTGATGTGATAGTTGATTGTGATTATTTGAGTTATTGAATATGACATTAAAAGGTAGCTATTTTACTCTTTAGACAAAAGTAATGATATGTTTgtttgaatatttatatttttatattatattaacatTAATTCAACGGTTGATATTTCATGCAATATTATCTTTAGTGGATTTTTTGCTTGCTTTAATTATGTCACATCTTATCATTGAATTTTAGGTTCAATTTATCAAACCAAAATAAGACATCACAAAAGCTAAATGACATAGTGGTTGTGTTACAAAATTGTTATTTATCAAATACACCTTTAAGTATTTATGGACATGATAAAATAACCCACAAGTTCCTTCAAgaacatataataaaattgaaacgatacaaaaaaattgaggaaaaaaattaatttatataagtgCGAGTACTAAGTCCGTTCATTTACTAACTCGATTTTGaatacattttattaaaattaaattgattcaaattaaatgtgTCATTCAAATTATTCATAACAAACTGTATAAACAATTTTATCTAATCACTTTATTGAAGTATTTTTAACAAACAGAATGAAATTTTAAACTATTGAAACTCCAAAAGTTTTCCTCGTGCGCGAATAATTCTTTATGTAATTCTTAAATATAATTACTGATTCATTTTTTTcgattaaacttattttaattcatttaaaattaattaaatccaaTTATTTGACACATCCAGATACcaaatttttattgaaatttttctCCAATTACTTGTTACTAtcaccaccatc
This portion of the Solanum pennellii chromosome 12, SPENNV200 genome encodes:
- the LOC107005771 gene encoding inositol oxygenase 4, whose product is MTILIEQAEFGSQVEEKKVSFNVNELILDGGFMVPKTLSSQDEIFEVPDINAFGQSFRDYNVESERQKSVEEFYRVQHINQTYDYVKNMREEYGKLNKIEMSIWDCCELLNDVVDDSDPDLDEPQIEHLLQTAEAIRKDYPNEDWLHLTGLIHDLGKVLLHPSFGGLPQWAVVGDTFPLGCAFDESIVHHKYFKENPDINNNIYNTKNGVYEEGCGLDKVVMSWGHDDYMYLVAKENKTTLPSAALFVIRYHSFYALHRSGAYTHLMNEEDKENMKWLNVFNKYDLYSKSKVRIDVEKVKPYYISLIEKYFPTKLRW